One region of Mycolicibacterium rhodesiae NBB3 genomic DNA includes:
- a CDS encoding glucosyl-3-phosphoglycerate synthase, translating to MTALIEQPTELVSADIAGHPWLAANSWSRPMWTIAELEAAKAGRTISVVLPALNEEETVASVIETITPLLGGLVDELIVLDSGSTDDTEIRALAAGARVISREVALPEVAPQPGKGEVLWRSLAVTTGDIVVFVDSDLIDPDPMFVPKLLGPLLIGEGVHLVKGFYRRPLKVSGSEDANGGGRVTELVARPLLAALRPELTCLLQPLGGEYAGTRELLTSVPFAPGYGVEIGLLVDTYDRLGLDAIAQVNLGVREHRNRPLTELAAMSRQVIATLFSRCGVPDSGVGLTQFFADGDDFSPRTSEVSLVDRPPMNSLRPLG from the coding sequence ATGACTGCGTTAATCGAACAGCCAACGGAGCTGGTTTCCGCGGACATCGCGGGACACCCTTGGCTGGCCGCCAACAGCTGGAGCCGGCCCATGTGGACTATCGCTGAACTCGAAGCCGCCAAGGCCGGCCGCACGATTTCGGTCGTCTTGCCTGCACTGAACGAGGAAGAGACAGTCGCCAGCGTCATCGAGACGATCACACCGCTGCTCGGTGGGCTGGTGGACGAGCTGATCGTGCTCGATTCCGGCTCGACGGATGACACCGAGATCCGCGCGCTCGCCGCGGGCGCGCGGGTGATCAGCCGCGAGGTCGCACTGCCCGAAGTCGCACCGCAGCCGGGCAAGGGCGAGGTGCTGTGGCGGTCGCTGGCCGTCACGACCGGCGACATCGTGGTCTTCGTCGACTCCGACCTCATCGACCCCGACCCCATGTTCGTGCCCAAGCTCCTGGGTCCGCTGCTGATCGGCGAGGGTGTACACCTGGTCAAGGGCTTCTACCGGCGCCCGCTGAAGGTCAGCGGCAGCGAGGACGCCAACGGCGGTGGTCGCGTCACCGAGCTGGTGGCCAGGCCGTTGCTCGCCGCGCTGCGACCCGAACTGACCTGCCTGCTGCAGCCCCTTGGCGGCGAATACGCGGGCACCCGTGAACTGCTGACCTCGGTGCCGTTCGCCCCCGGTTATGGCGTCGAGATCGGCCTGCTCGTCGACACCTACGACCGCCTCGGCCTGGACGCGATCGCGCAGGTCAACCTGGGTGTGCGGGAGCATCGCAACCGTCCGCTGACCGAACTCGCGGCGATGAGCCGCCAGGTCATCGCGACGCTGTTCTCGCGGTGCGGGGTTCCGGACTCCGGTGTGGGTTTGACGCAGTTCTTCGCCGACGGCGACGATTTCTCCCCGCGCACGTCGGAGGTGTCGCTGGTCGACCGTCCGCCGATGAACAGCCTGCGCCCCCTCGGGTAG
- a CDS encoding DivIVA domain-containing protein, giving the protein MTLVLLYLVVLVLIAIVLFALGSVLFGRGEVLPPLPRDTTATVLPASGVTGADVDAVKFSQTLRGYKTSEVDWVLDRLGQELDLLRGQLAAVRAAHRIEDDGDSHRIEGGAHALPSSEAEAES; this is encoded by the coding sequence GTGACACTGGTTCTGCTGTATCTCGTCGTGCTCGTTCTGATTGCCATCGTCCTGTTCGCGCTGGGCAGCGTGCTGTTCGGACGCGGCGAGGTGCTGCCGCCGTTGCCCCGCGACACGACCGCCACCGTGTTGCCCGCTTCCGGCGTGACCGGCGCCGACGTGGATGCGGTCAAGTTCAGCCAGACCCTGCGGGGCTACAAGACCAGCGAGGTGGACTGGGTGCTGGACCGGTTGGGCCAGGAGCTCGACCTGTTGCGCGGGCAATTGGCGGCGGTGCGCGCGGCGCACCGGATCGAGGACGACGGGGACAGCCACCGCATCGAGGGCGGCGCGCACGCGTTGCCGTCGTCGGAGGCCGAGGCCGAATCGTGA
- a CDS encoding IS481 family transposase, with protein sequence MVAANEPIDPRVRLAISQWPDDAPRGAVSTFCAEHGISRKSFYALRNRAKTDGSAAVLEPRTRRPKSSPSTLSDAVKEQAVAVRAALEASGLDHGPISVHEKMHAMGLDQVPSTASLARIFREAGVARLEPKKKPRSAWRRFVYPAPNACWQLDATEYVLSRGRTCVIFQLIDDHSRYALASHVAWGETAAAAIVVFDKAVAAHGVPQRLLSDNGIALNPSRRGHLGQLVAHVGALGVQAITGKPYKPTTQGKNERFHQTLFRYLDKQPLAETLEDLQTQVDEFDHVYNTQRPHQGLPGRITPLAAWEATPKADPPRPKLDRPIYQRVTRRYQRPRAQAPADLPAGTCIRTVNTSGTISLDGVHYKVDVDLAFQQVLVISTGDNTGDAIIITDLLGEILAEHSRPAPGIRYVGNGQRPGTRPTNPPPLPKS encoded by the coding sequence GTGGTGGCTGCCAATGAACCCATCGATCCTCGTGTCCGGCTCGCGATCTCCCAATGGCCCGATGACGCGCCCCGCGGGGCGGTCTCGACGTTCTGCGCCGAGCACGGCATTTCTCGGAAGTCGTTCTACGCGTTGCGCAACCGCGCGAAGACCGACGGTTCGGCCGCAGTGCTCGAACCCAGGACCCGACGCCCGAAATCGAGCCCGTCGACATTGAGCGACGCGGTCAAGGAGCAGGCGGTGGCGGTGCGTGCCGCTCTGGAGGCCTCCGGCCTGGATCACGGGCCGATCAGTGTGCACGAGAAGATGCACGCGATGGGCCTGGACCAGGTCCCGTCCACGGCGTCGCTGGCACGCATCTTCCGTGAGGCCGGGGTGGCTCGACTGGAACCGAAGAAGAAGCCCCGCTCGGCGTGGAGGCGTTTCGTCTATCCGGCGCCGAACGCGTGCTGGCAACTCGACGCCACTGAGTACGTGCTCAGCCGCGGACGCACATGTGTGATCTTCCAGCTCATCGACGACCACTCCCGCTACGCCCTGGCCTCGCACGTGGCGTGGGGTGAGACCGCTGCGGCGGCGATCGTCGTCTTCGACAAGGCAGTGGCAGCTCACGGTGTGCCCCAACGGCTCCTGTCCGACAACGGGATTGCGCTGAACCCGTCGCGGCGTGGGCATCTCGGCCAACTCGTCGCCCACGTTGGTGCCCTCGGCGTGCAGGCGATCACCGGCAAGCCCTACAAGCCGACCACCCAGGGCAAAAACGAACGCTTCCACCAGACCCTGTTCCGCTATCTGGACAAACAACCACTGGCCGAAACACTCGAAGATCTGCAAACCCAGGTCGACGAGTTCGACCACGTCTACAACACCCAGCGTCCTCACCAAGGCCTGCCCGGGCGCATCACGCCACTGGCCGCATGGGAAGCCACCCCCAAAGCCGATCCACCCCGCCCCAAACTTGACAGGCCCATCTACCAGCGCGTCACGCGCCGATACCAACGCCCCCGAGCACAGGCGCCCGCGGATCTACCCGCCGGCACGTGCATCAGGACCGTGAATACATCGGGCACCATCAGCCTGGACGGCGTGCACTACAAAGTCGACGTGGACCTCGCATTCCAGCAGGTCCTCGTCATCAGCACCGGCGACAACACCGGCGACGCCATCATCATCACCGACCTGCTCGGCGAGATCCTCGCCGAGCACAGCCGACCCGCACCGGGCATCCGCTACGTCGGCAACGGCCAGCGCCCAGGAACCCGCCCCACCAACCCACCACCGTTACCGAAGTCCTGA
- a CDS encoding DNA-3-methyladenine glycosylase I yields the protein MTADDRVRCAWIDESRLSADDFVLYRDYHDTEWGRPLRDSTALFERVTLEAFQSGLSWLIILRKRENFRRAFHRFDVERVARYRDRDIARLMGDAGIVRNRAKIEATIANARAVADLDVDLAELLWSFAPPPRPRPAAMTDVPAVTPESTAMAKELKRRGFRFVGPTTAYALMQATGMVDDHTADCWVPATFQ from the coding sequence GTGACGGCGGATGATCGCGTCCGCTGTGCATGGATCGACGAATCGCGGTTATCTGCAGACGATTTCGTCCTCTACCGGGACTACCACGACACCGAGTGGGGTCGACCGCTTCGCGACTCGACGGCACTGTTCGAGCGGGTCACTCTCGAGGCTTTCCAGAGCGGGCTCTCGTGGCTGATCATCCTGCGCAAGCGAGAGAACTTCCGCCGCGCGTTCCACCGGTTCGACGTCGAGCGCGTCGCGCGCTACCGCGACCGTGACATCGCGAGGTTGATGGGCGACGCAGGCATTGTGCGTAACCGCGCGAAGATCGAGGCGACCATCGCCAACGCCCGCGCGGTCGCCGACCTGGACGTAGACCTCGCGGAGTTGCTGTGGTCGTTCGCACCGCCGCCCAGGCCGCGGCCGGCGGCGATGACGGACGTCCCCGCGGTCACCCCGGAGTCGACCGCGATGGCCAAGGAACTGAAGCGGCGTGGCTTCCGATTCGTTGGGCCGACGACTGCGTACGCCTTGATGCAGGCGACGGGAATGGTCGACGACCACACCGCAGACTGCTGGGTGCCAGCGACATTCCAGTGA
- the glgC gene encoding glucose-1-phosphate adenylyltransferase — MRELPHVLGIVLAGGEGKRLYPLTADRAKPAVPFGGAYRLIDFVLSNLVNARYLRICVLTQYKSHSLDRHISRNWRLSGLAGEYVTPVPAQQRLGPRWYTGSADAIYQSLNLIYDEDPDYIIIFGADHVYRMDPEQMLTFHIESGAGATVAGIRVPRAEATAFGCIDADESGRIRSFIEKPADPPGTPDDPEQTFASMGNYIFTTKVLIDAIRADADDDDSDHDMGGDIIPRLVSDGMAAVYDFNNNEVPGATERDHGYWRDVGTLDAFYDAHMDLVSVHPVFNLYNKRWPIRGEMEMLAPAKFVNGGSAQESVVGSGSIVSAASVRNSVLSSNVVVDDGAIVEGSVIMPGTRIGRGAVVRHAILDKNVVVGPGEMVGVDLEKDRERFAISAGGVVAVGKGVWI; from the coding sequence ATGCGGGAACTGCCACACGTGCTGGGAATCGTCCTGGCTGGCGGCGAAGGCAAGCGGCTGTACCCATTGACCGCGGATCGGGCCAAACCGGCGGTCCCGTTCGGCGGCGCGTACCGGCTGATCGACTTCGTCCTGTCGAATCTGGTCAACGCTCGGTACCTCCGAATCTGCGTCCTCACGCAGTACAAGTCGCATTCGCTGGACCGCCATATTTCGCGAAACTGGCGGCTGTCGGGACTTGCGGGGGAGTACGTCACTCCGGTGCCGGCCCAGCAGCGGCTCGGCCCCCGCTGGTACACCGGGTCAGCCGATGCGATCTATCAGTCGCTGAACCTGATCTACGACGAGGACCCGGACTACATCATCATTTTCGGGGCCGACCACGTGTACCGGATGGATCCCGAGCAGATGCTCACGTTCCACATCGAAAGCGGTGCGGGAGCGACTGTGGCAGGCATCCGGGTGCCGAGGGCCGAGGCCACCGCCTTCGGCTGCATTGACGCCGACGAGTCGGGCCGCATCCGCAGCTTCATCGAGAAGCCGGCAGACCCGCCGGGTACACCCGATGACCCCGAGCAGACATTCGCGTCGATGGGCAACTACATCTTCACCACCAAGGTGCTGATCGACGCGATCCGGGCGGATGCCGACGACGACGACTCCGACCACGACATGGGCGGCGACATCATCCCGCGGCTGGTGAGCGACGGGATGGCGGCCGTCTACGACTTCAACAACAACGAAGTGCCCGGCGCCACCGAACGCGATCACGGTTACTGGCGTGACGTCGGGACGCTCGACGCGTTTTACGACGCGCACATGGACTTGGTGTCGGTGCACCCGGTGTTCAACCTCTACAACAAGCGCTGGCCGATCCGCGGTGAGATGGAGATGCTCGCGCCCGCGAAGTTCGTCAACGGCGGTTCGGCGCAGGAGTCCGTGGTCGGATCGGGCAGCATCGTTTCGGCTGCGTCGGTACGTAATTCGGTGCTGTCGTCCAACGTCGTCGTCGACGACGGCGCGATCGTGGAGGGCAGCGTGATCATGCCCGGTACCCGGATCGGCCGGGGCGCGGTCGTGCGGCACGCGATCCTGGACAAGAACGTCGTCGTCGGCCCTGGCGAGATGGTGGGGGTCGACCTGGAGAAGGACCGCGAGCGTTTCGCGATCAGCGCGGGCGGCGTCGTCGCGGTCGGCAAGGGCGTCTGGATCTAG
- a CDS encoding DUF4126 domain-containing protein, with the protein MELLTGFGLATAAGLNAYIPLLALGLLSRFTDLVTLPAGWTWLENGWVMAIVAVLLVVEIVADKIPALDSVNDAVQTFVRPTAGGIVFGSGTAAQTSAVADPGAFAQSGQWIPVAIGVVVALVVSLTKSTVRPAANVATAGIAAPVLSTVEDGISIGLVFVALVVPVLVLVAVAVLLWGAVRIVRRRRRDRA; encoded by the coding sequence ATGGAACTGCTGACGGGATTCGGGTTGGCGACCGCGGCGGGGCTCAACGCCTACATTCCGCTGCTGGCGCTCGGCCTGCTGTCGCGATTCACCGACCTGGTCACGCTGCCTGCCGGCTGGACGTGGCTCGAGAACGGCTGGGTCATGGCGATCGTCGCCGTGCTGCTGGTCGTCGAGATCGTCGCCGACAAGATCCCCGCCCTCGACAGCGTCAACGACGCGGTCCAGACCTTCGTCCGCCCGACGGCCGGCGGCATCGTCTTCGGTTCCGGCACCGCGGCGCAGACCAGCGCCGTCGCCGACCCCGGCGCCTTCGCGCAATCGGGACAATGGATCCCGGTGGCGATCGGTGTCGTTGTCGCACTGGTGGTGTCGCTGACGAAATCGACGGTGCGACCCGCCGCCAACGTCGCCACCGCCGGCATCGCCGCCCCGGTGCTGAGCACCGTCGAGGACGGAATCAGCATCGGCCTGGTGTTCGTCGCCCTGGTGGTGCCGGTACTGGTGCTGGTCGCCGTGGCGGTGCTGTTGTGGGGGGCCGTGCGGATCGTTCGCCGGCGGCGCCGCGACCGCGCCTAG
- a CDS encoding DUF3117 domain-containing protein: MAAMKPRTGDGPLEATKEGRGIVMRVPLEGGGRLVVELTPDEAAALGDELKGVTS; the protein is encoded by the coding sequence ATGGCGGCGATGAAGCCCCGGACCGGCGACGGTCCACTGGAAGCAACCAAGGAGGGGCGAGGCATCGTAATGCGCGTACCGCTGGAAGGCGGTGGACGTCTGGTCGTCGAACTCACGCCCGACGAGGCGGCCGCACTCGGCGACGAACTCAAGGGCGTCACCAGCTAG
- the glgA gene encoding glycogen synthase encodes MRVAMLTREYPPEVYGGAGVHVTELVAQLRHLCEVEVHCMGAPREGAIVAQPDPSLVGANPALSTLSADLNMVNTSGHASVVHSHTWYAGLAGHLAALLYGIPHVLTAHSLEPMRPWKAEQLGGGYRVSSWVEKTAVEAADAVIAVSSGMRDDVLSTYPALDPNRVHVVRNGIDTDVWYPAPAQPGESVLAELGVDMTRPIVAFVGRITRQKGVPHLIAAAHKFAPDIQLVLCAGAPDTPEIAAEVTEAVQDLARARTGVFWVREMLPISKIREILSAATVFVCPSVYEPLGIVNLEAMACATAVVASDVGGIPEVVDDGRTGVLVHYDAGDPSGYESRLADAVNAVAADPATARQYGQAGRQRCIDEFSWAHIAEQTLEIYRKVTS; translated from the coding sequence ATGCGGGTGGCGATGTTGACTCGGGAATACCCGCCCGAGGTCTACGGCGGGGCAGGCGTACACGTCACCGAGCTCGTCGCGCAGCTGCGCCATCTCTGCGAGGTCGAGGTGCACTGCATGGGCGCACCGCGCGAGGGCGCGATAGTGGCGCAGCCCGATCCGTCGTTGGTGGGCGCGAACCCCGCGTTGTCGACGTTGTCGGCCGACCTCAACATGGTCAACACGTCGGGACATGCCAGTGTCGTGCATTCGCACACCTGGTACGCCGGGCTGGCGGGTCACCTCGCCGCTCTGCTGTACGGCATCCCCCATGTGCTGACCGCCCACTCGCTGGAGCCGATGCGGCCGTGGAAGGCCGAACAGCTCGGCGGCGGCTACCGGGTGTCGTCGTGGGTGGAGAAGACCGCGGTGGAAGCCGCTGACGCGGTGATCGCGGTGAGCTCGGGCATGCGTGACGACGTGTTGAGCACGTATCCCGCGTTGGATCCGAACCGGGTGCACGTGGTGCGCAACGGGATCGACACCGACGTCTGGTATCCGGCCCCCGCGCAGCCCGGCGAGTCGGTGCTCGCCGAGCTCGGCGTCGACATGACCCGGCCCATTGTCGCGTTCGTTGGGCGGATCACCCGCCAAAAGGGTGTGCCGCACCTGATCGCGGCCGCGCACAAGTTCGCACCGGACATCCAGTTGGTGCTCTGCGCCGGAGCGCCCGACACCCCCGAAATCGCGGCAGAGGTGACCGAGGCCGTTCAGGACCTCGCGCGGGCCCGCACCGGCGTGTTCTGGGTGCGGGAGATGCTACCGATCTCGAAGATTCGCGAAATACTCTCAGCTGCAACGGTTTTCGTGTGCCCATCGGTGTACGAGCCGCTCGGTATCGTCAATTTGGAGGCGATGGCGTGCGCGACGGCCGTGGTGGCGTCCGACGTCGGCGGCATCCCCGAGGTGGTGGACGACGGTCGGACCGGCGTGCTGGTGCACTACGACGCTGGCGACCCGTCCGGGTACGAGTCGCGATTGGCCGACGCGGTCAACGCGGTCGCGGCCGATCCGGCGACAGCCCGGCAGTACGGTCAGGCGGGGCGGCAGCGCTGCATCGACGAGTTCTCGTGGGCGCACATCGCCGAGCAGACCCTGGAGATCTATCGGAAGGTCACTTCCTAG